From a single Brassica napus cultivar Da-Ae chromosome C9, Da-Ae, whole genome shotgun sequence genomic region:
- the LOC106358545 gene encoding uncharacterized protein LOC106358545 — MYGTSHYTLITISQLLRKSILSLSVMSSSMNVPQVEVSIDRRRLPPSVGYTSNNVRIMINTCFHEVLENLTTRQRTLTGRFVLLSPPVLIDFNLSSLSNSYIQELLRDNLARGHHWLCEDLAADISSEAEELGFGRNGFSLTFSIEITYERVVAMSDPPPDDGLFLRTVLSKLVVLGKIDREEHESLTNMETESSCSICLDNLYGSSSIHGSATLMNCSHVFHERCLSDWLQRKNTCPMCRTVLYNC, encoded by the coding sequence atgtacggTACCTCTCACTATACACTAATCACAATTTCACAATTGCTTAGAAAATCAATCCTCTCTTTAAGCGTTATGTCGTCAAGCATGAATGTTCCACAAGTTGAAGTTAGTATTGACAGAAGGAGACTCCCCCCATCGGTAGGATACACATCAAACAATGTCCGCATCATGATCAACACTTGCTTTCACGAGGTTCTTGAAAACCTTACCACCCGTCAGCGAACGCTAACCGGCCGGTTCGTTTTGCTCTCCCCACCAGTTCTTATCGATTTCAATCTCTCTAGTTTAAGCAACAGTTACATCCAAGAGCTTCTCCGAGATAATCTTGCTCGTGGCCACCATTGGTTATGCGAAGATTTGGCCGCGGATATCTCATCGGAAGCGGAGGAGTTAGGTTTTGGACGTAATGGATTTAGCTTGACCTTCTCCATCGAAATCACTTACGAGAGGGTTGTGGCCATGTCTGATCCTCCTCCAGACGATGGATTGTTTTTGAGAACTGTGCTATCGAAGTTGGTTGTGCTAGGGAAGATAGATAGAGAGGAGCATGAGAGTTTGACGAATATGGAAACAGAGTCGTCGTGTTCGATTTGTCTCGACAATCTCTATGGTTCTTCTTCGATACATGGTTCCGCCACACTGATGAACTGTTCTCATGTCTTCCATGAACGTTGTCTCTCGGATTGGCTTCAACGGAAAAACACATGCCCCATGTGTCGGACTGTGTTGTACAATTGCTGA
- the LOC106374025 gene encoding uncharacterized protein LOC106374025 isoform X1 yields the protein MLVTTDRHKLTFSLFLQMAPRKRVVRTQTPRVAREAEDEHVQPAVPQQAAPPIDQDALRQMVQDAARQAAQETVQQAAQEAARIAAQEVARQMAAVQQGPQIRMQQAPPVQVQHYHQVPHQPAPVQQYPQVPVQPVPGVFQVPPPPPAFPVQVPEVDETFIRVLGQMKYVSLEHFTGTTEPTVAHDWKHNLDKCLKTISCPPRLKLNIAELYLRGDASIWWDGVRLMHRGELTYDDFLYAFNKKYFPREALHEKKNDFEHLRQGAKSVREYEREFNQLRRFVGNNIDEEDLIRRFLDGMRVELRGRCSVVTYTSLEDLVEKAAVQEKCMGEEQKFSKPVQPKAGGASGSQKRPWEQTVAPRCGRCRRQHFGECLQCFNCGLVGHISKNCRKPPRTQVAVPAAAVAPAVAARNCYGCNQPGHIYRDCPRRGNAALPPPPKRPAIAPRVFTVGDPQGVEPIAGETDEQE from the exons ATGTTGGTAACCACAGATCGGCATAAGTTAACTTTTTCGCTTTTCCTTCAGATGGCGCCCAGGAAGAGAGTTGTTCGTACTCAGACTCCCAGAGTTGCTAGAGAGGCTGAGGATGAGCATGTCCAGCCCGCAGTTCCGCAGCAGGCGGCTCCGCCTATTGATCAGGATGCTTTGAGACAGATGGTTCAGGATGCGGCTAGGCAGGCTGCACAGGAGACAGTCCAGCAAGCTGCCCAGGAGGCTGCCCGAATAGCTGCTCAGGAGGTTGCCAGACAGATGGCTGCAGTACAGCAGGGTCCGCAGATTCGCATGCAGCAGGCTCCACCAGTTCAGGTTCAGCATTATCATCAGGTTCCACATCAGCCGGCTCCAGTCCAGCAGTACCCTCAGGTTCCTGTTCAGCCGGTTCCAGGAGTTTTTCAGGTTCCACCACCGCCACCTGCATTCCCAGTTCAGGTGCCCGAGGTTGATGAGACATTTATCAGGGTGTTGGGACAGATGAAGTATGTGAGTTTGGAGCATTTCACTGGAACGACGGAACCTACAGTTGCTCACGATTGGAAGCACAATTTGGATAAGTGTTTGAAGACCATCTCGTGCCCACCAAGGCTCAAGCTAAACATCGCTGAGTTGTATTTGCGCGGAGATGCATCAATCTGGTGGGATGGAGTGAGATTGATGCACCGTGGCGAGCtgacatatgatgattttcttTACGCGTTCAACAAGAAGTATTTTCCGAGGGAAGCTTTGCATGAGAAGAAGAATGATTTCGAGCATTTGAGGCAGGGTGCAAAGTCTGTCAGGGAGTATGAGCGGGAGTTTAACCAGCTCCGCAGATTTGTGGGTAACAACATAGATGAAGAGGATCTGATCAGGAGGTTCTTAGATGGGATGCGAGTAGAGCTTCGTGGTAGGTGCAGTGTGGTTACCTACACCAGTTTGGAGGATCTGGTAGAGAAGGCGGCTGTGCAGGAGAAATGTATGGGTGAGGAGCAGAAGTTCTCCAAACCAGTTCAGCCTAAGGCAGGAGGGGCTTCGGGGTCGCAGAAGAGGCCTTGGGAGCAGACTGTAGCACCCCGTTGTGGGCGTTGTCGTCGCCAGCATTTTGGAGAGTGTCTCCAGTGCTTTAACTGTGGTCTGGTTGGGCACATCTCGAAGAATTGTAGGAAGCCGCCACGTACTCAGGTTGCAGTGCCAGCAGCAGCAGTAGCACCAGCAGTGGCAGCGAGGAACTGTTACGGCTGCAACCAGCCGGGTCACATCTACAGAGATTGTCCGAGGAGAGGCAATGCAGCGCTTCCACCACCACCGAAGCGTCCAGCCATCGCTCCACGGGTCTTTACAGTTGGAGATCCCCAAGGAGTTGAACCGATAGCGG gtgagaccgacgagcaggagtga
- the LOC106374025 gene encoding uncharacterized protein LOC106374025 isoform X2 — protein sequence MAPRKRVVRTQTPRVAREAEDEHVQPAVPQQAAPPIDQDALRQMVQDAARQAAQETVQQAAQEAARIAAQEVARQMAAVQQGPQIRMQQAPPVQVQHYHQVPHQPAPVQQYPQVPVQPVPGVFQVPPPPPAFPVQVPEVDETFIRVLGQMKYVSLEHFTGTTEPTVAHDWKHNLDKCLKTISCPPRLKLNIAELYLRGDASIWWDGVRLMHRGELTYDDFLYAFNKKYFPREALHEKKNDFEHLRQGAKSVREYEREFNQLRRFVGNNIDEEDLIRRFLDGMRVELRGRCSVVTYTSLEDLVEKAAVQEKCMGEEQKFSKPVQPKAGGASGSQKRPWEQTVAPRCGRCRRQHFGECLQCFNCGLVGHISKNCRKPPRTQVAVPAAAVAPAVAARNCYGCNQPGHIYRDCPRRGNAALPPPPKRPAIAPRVFTVGDPQGVEPIAGETDEQE from the exons ATGGCGCCCAGGAAGAGAGTTGTTCGTACTCAGACTCCCAGAGTTGCTAGAGAGGCTGAGGATGAGCATGTCCAGCCCGCAGTTCCGCAGCAGGCGGCTCCGCCTATTGATCAGGATGCTTTGAGACAGATGGTTCAGGATGCGGCTAGGCAGGCTGCACAGGAGACAGTCCAGCAAGCTGCCCAGGAGGCTGCCCGAATAGCTGCTCAGGAGGTTGCCAGACAGATGGCTGCAGTACAGCAGGGTCCGCAGATTCGCATGCAGCAGGCTCCACCAGTTCAGGTTCAGCATTATCATCAGGTTCCACATCAGCCGGCTCCAGTCCAGCAGTACCCTCAGGTTCCTGTTCAGCCGGTTCCAGGAGTTTTTCAGGTTCCACCACCGCCACCTGCATTCCCAGTTCAGGTGCCCGAGGTTGATGAGACATTTATCAGGGTGTTGGGACAGATGAAGTATGTGAGTTTGGAGCATTTCACTGGAACGACGGAACCTACAGTTGCTCACGATTGGAAGCACAATTTGGATAAGTGTTTGAAGACCATCTCGTGCCCACCAAGGCTCAAGCTAAACATCGCTGAGTTGTATTTGCGCGGAGATGCATCAATCTGGTGGGATGGAGTGAGATTGATGCACCGTGGCGAGCtgacatatgatgattttcttTACGCGTTCAACAAGAAGTATTTTCCGAGGGAAGCTTTGCATGAGAAGAAGAATGATTTCGAGCATTTGAGGCAGGGTGCAAAGTCTGTCAGGGAGTATGAGCGGGAGTTTAACCAGCTCCGCAGATTTGTGGGTAACAACATAGATGAAGAGGATCTGATCAGGAGGTTCTTAGATGGGATGCGAGTAGAGCTTCGTGGTAGGTGCAGTGTGGTTACCTACACCAGTTTGGAGGATCTGGTAGAGAAGGCGGCTGTGCAGGAGAAATGTATGGGTGAGGAGCAGAAGTTCTCCAAACCAGTTCAGCCTAAGGCAGGAGGGGCTTCGGGGTCGCAGAAGAGGCCTTGGGAGCAGACTGTAGCACCCCGTTGTGGGCGTTGTCGTCGCCAGCATTTTGGAGAGTGTCTCCAGTGCTTTAACTGTGGTCTGGTTGGGCACATCTCGAAGAATTGTAGGAAGCCGCCACGTACTCAGGTTGCAGTGCCAGCAGCAGCAGTAGCACCAGCAGTGGCAGCGAGGAACTGTTACGGCTGCAACCAGCCGGGTCACATCTACAGAGATTGTCCGAGGAGAGGCAATGCAGCGCTTCCACCACCACCGAAGCGTCCAGCCATCGCTCCACGGGTCTTTACAGTTGGAGATCCCCAAGGAGTTGAACCGATAGCGG gtgagaccgacgagcaggagtga